The genomic DNA TTGATTCCAACGAAAATAACCGCGGCGTACAATGCTCCTATAACCATTGATAAGTCTCCTGCGGTTGACCTGTTACCTCCTATTTGCCAGAAGATGGTACCAATCAAGAGAGATGTCGCTAATGTGAAGATGAACCGGACAAGATTGTAGTCTGGTGATCTCCAATACGTCCACCATTGTTTCCATAGGCATGACTTGAACTGTCCCCATGTGTTTTGTGAGAATTGTGTAGCGAAGTAAAGATCTGATGCTCCTGCTGGTGGTACACTGAGTTCTTTCACCAAAGCTTTGTTTCTCCTGCATTGTTATGTTTTCATTAGTACTTATATTTTCATCAATCAATCAGAGAAGCAATGAgctttagaaagaaaagaacttAAAACTTACTGGTGCAAGGCGGAGTTCTTGTACAACTCAGCAAAGTCAACACTAAGCTTAAGCTCAGCGGCGAGTGAGCTAGCTTCAAGCATCCAAGTAGCCGGGTTATATTTTTCTGGAATCTTGGGAACTCCGGGAAAGGCTTCGAAGTATTCCACAACCTTGTGTGAGTTACGACCCAATGGACCTGCGTAGATCACTTGTCCTCCTCTCTTCATCAGCATCAACTCATCAAAGGCTTCAAAGATATCAATGCTAGGCTGATGGATGGTGCAGACAACGGTTCTTCCAGTGTCAACTGTGTTCCTTACCGCTCTCATCACGATAGCAGCTGCTCTAGCGTCTAGTCCAGAAGTTGGCTCATCCATAAAGATGATGGAAGGGTTAGCTACAAGCTCCACTGCAATTGTCAGTCTCTTTCTCTGCTCCGTGGAAAGCCCTGTGACACCCGGTAAACCAACAATGGCGTCCCTAAGACTGTCCAGCTCTACTAGTTCCATCACTTGATCCACAAACATCATTTTTTCCTCTTTGCCAACTTCTTTAGGAAGACGAAGGAAAGCAGAGAAGATCAAAGATTCTCTGACTGTGACTTGAGGGGAATGTATATCAGTCTGCTCACAGTATCCTGAGATTCTAGCAAATGTTTCTTGAACCTTTGGGAATCCTGATATTCTCACGTCTCCTTCGATGTATCCGCCAGTTTTCCTTCCGGCCAAAACGTCCATAAGTGTAGTCTTACCAGCACCACTCACTCCCATAAGCGCAGTCAAGACTCCTGGCCTAAATGCACCAGTCACACCTTTAAGCAGTTGCAGTCTTGTTTCTGTAACTCCTTGGTCTCTCATTTCCTGTACCAtcagaaaacatatatacatttagtCATCTATTTCTCCTTTGGTTTGCTGTGAAGATTCAAGTAAAGAAGGTTACTTACCGCAGGCATGTCAACAAAGTATCTGACATCGTCAAAGGACATAGCCAAAGGAGTGAAAGGAAGAACCATTCCTTTAGTATTGCCTGCACCCCTAGATGCTTCAGACGCAGAGTCCCTACTCACTCTCCCCATTGCGACCTCTCCTCCTGATAAACAGAGAACAGAATGAGAcaaaagagtagaagaagaaacagaacatctAAGCAGAGTAAAGAAATGCACTTACTTCTGTTCCCATCTGCAGTAGACAAAGACCTACGCATTGGATCTTTCCTCTGATCGGCATCTTCGTTTTCTTCCTCTGGAAGTAAACCTGCCTTCTTCCCAAGAGCTGTAGTTTTCAAGGAAACATAACTATTAGTAGTCTGTTGTTTTTAGCTTTTGGTGAAACAAGTGAATGCGAGACGAGAAACTTACGGTTGAGAACGGTAAGTGCCAAGGTGAAAAGAACGTTGAAGAGGACTGTGAAACCAAGCAAGGCACCAACTGAAATCCAGTACCAGTTCTTTTCATGGTAGATATCATAAGTATTAAGCACCATGGTTCCAAGCCTTGTTTTGCCGTCAGAAGCCTGCAGTTTCCAAATATAGTGAGACTCAGAGCTAAATGATATACCTTTGTTAAATGCAGAATAAAGCAGTAACTACACTCACCAGTTTGTTCATCCATCTAGGAGCAAACAGTTCATTGACAGTTAAACCGTTGAAAGCGTAGGTAAGAGGAGATATCCAGTAAGCCCATCCCCACCAGTCAGGAATCTCGCCTTTCGGAATAAGGAAGCCTCCAAGCAAGAAGACGAGAAGTAGAGTGAGAGCACCACCAGTATTAGCAATCATCATGGTTCTGCAAACAGAAGCAATCAACCTAAAGAGGGATGCAGCCATTTGTTGAATCAGAAACACTAGGAGAAACTGCTTGAAGAAGCGGCTCGCGTCAGGTGCAAAACCGATGGAGTAGTAAGTCACCACCATCCATGCCGTTGATTCGAAGATTGAGGTTGGAATCCCGAGCAAGAAAGTGGGAAGTGTGAAGGTCCATGATGGATAAAACAGGAGATCCCTCTGTTTGTAAAACACTGGGAGTCTTGAAACCATCATAGCCATCTCTGCAAACCCATTAAACATGTTGATGATCATTCCAAATAGCAGTGCTCCTACGTAGAGGTTAGCATCAGCCTCGTTCTTTGTGTCCATTTCAGTTCTGAGGAAGAGTGTACACGTGATTGcagcgatgatgatgatctgaaCAGTCTTGAAAATATAGAAGAATGAGTTTCGCTGCATAAGAAGCCACTCTTTGTCCCAACAACTCTTGAGAAGCTCCCTCTTTGAGACAGAGTACTTATCGAACACAAGAGCCGCTTTGTGGCCACGAGACTTATCGAATGGTACTGCAAGTTGGTTAGATATATCCTTCCCAACATGGAAACTCTTGTATCTGCTTGCAAACTCTGAAACCGGAATGTAGCGGTAAGGTCTGTTATGGTCCACCCAGTACTGTTCTTGATCTTTCTTGGAAGTAACCTCTTGCAAGAAATCTGCTGTTCCTTTTCTCTCAGGACACTTGAACCCGAAGCTCTCAAAGAACTCAAGAATGTTGTCTCTTGGTCCTTGGTACACGATCTGACCTTCAGACAACAAGATGATATCGTCGAATAAATCAAAGGTCTCAGGAGCTGGCTGTAGGAGAGACATGAGCACCGTTGCGTCTGTGAGATGAACGATCTGTTGCAGACACTTGACGATTTGGAATGTGGTGGAACTGTCAAGACCAGTGGATATTTCGTCCATGAAGAGTGTCTTCGTAGGACCAACGATCATCTCACCGGTTGTGACACGTTTCTTCTGACCTCCGGAGATACCTCTCATCATGTCATCTCCAACTATAGTGTCTTTGCAAATGTCAAGCCCCAAAATCTGTTTTACAGAACAGAGTCAGTATAATACACAAAAGAAGTATTCTAGTTATTGGTTATATCGTTGTCATACATAAAACAATGAACCTAAAACAGTCTATAACAACATGAAATTCGGTTTtggtttgtaaaaaaaaacggTTTAGCTCGGTTCAATGTTTAGAGTATAAGATGAGCTAAGTTATAAGAAGAGAGGTGAGACTTACTTTGAGAGTATAATCAGTGACGAGAGTGCTCTTAACACCTTGAGCAGCTGAAGCTTTCATGAAGAGATCAACATCAGCTTCAGGGAATATCCCAGCAtccttttctcttcttgcaAGCTCATTCAACAGATCTACAAGAAGGTATCGTCAAACCATTAAACAAAACTGAATCTTGAAAACAAAGTTAATTTCAAGATTTGAATAATCACTTACCATAACGAGTACCAACACCTTGACACCTAGCAGAGAAATCAAGAGTCTCCTTAACAGTCATGATACCAACATGAAGATCGTTCTGGCTAATGTAAGCAGAGGTCTTTCTTGGAACAAACTCATCGAGACGGTGACCATTGTAAGTTATGTCACCACTAACTTGGAGGGCTTTATCGAGTTTACCGGCTAAAGCTAACAGAAGAGTAGTCTTACCAGAAGAAGGAGGACCCAACAGAAGTGTCATCCTACCAGGTTTAAGGACACCAGAGATATCTTTAAGGATCGTAAGCTGAGCTTTCTTAGCAAACTGAATACCAATCATGCCTAAAGCTGACTCTCCCATATTCCTCACCACATTAAGAAGCGTAGGAAGAGATCTGTTACCAGTGTAGCAATCAGCTTTGATCGTCAAATGCTCGTACCTGACTTCAACTGTCGGAAGCTTGATACCAACTCTGTCGATTCTGTTTCTTAGCTTCGTCAAGATCCTCTCGTTGTCTTGCTCAGCTACTTTGAAAACCATGTCAATAAACTTCTGACGATCTTCACCATCGAGCTTGGTCACGTCAACTTCTTTGCTCATTAGCTGATTACCGTAGACATCATCTTCGACAACTGCGTTCATGAGAGTGGTTCTGAGACGGCTGTACGTTGGTAGTTTCTCAATGGCTGCCCATTTAAGAGCTTCTTCGTCGTCATTGACTGATTGAGTTCTTCTTGAACCAGCTGAGAAGATATCTTCAAGGTTTCTACTTGCTCTGCTTACACTTCTGCTTATGCTTCTTCTCAAACTCCCACCACCTCCTAAAGGTGGAATATTTGGATTGTAATCCATTCCTCCCCAaaaagtttttgtcttttagaTTTTCTTGGCagaaaaaagaagttttaaaGTCTGTAAGAATGTAAACTTGGTCAGGAGAtacagagaaaaaagagagagaagagaggcaAGAATGAAGAATGAAGAGTTTAGACTTAGAGAAGGAGGTGGTATTAGAAAATGAATATATAGGGGAATGAGGAACATCAAGGTGGACTTTTCTTTGCTATGGACGACTATTCATACTTTGTTGAATGAAGTAATCAAATCGGagaaaatactaaaaactaaaaagtcatgttttttgttttgtaatcaaGTCGGAGGGAATAGTACAAAGCCGTGTGCAAGAAGGGCTTTAAGCATCTTCAATCTTCATCCCTCATTTTTAAGAAAGAAATGtctccaaattaaaaaaaaaaaaataaataatagacaaatattaactaaattgttttgaatgtttttaaacttaagaaattatataataaatgtcTTCaccaaaacatttaaaaaaacacaatgtcTTAGTTTAAAGAtccaaaacaatttaattaatattattttttatgggATGGAGATGGTCTTATTTATTCAAAGACGACGGCTTTTTAATAcatagtatttatttattacaaagatttgtttttttgtctggCTTGTAGATAATGCGACGGCTCACTTTTTAACgcttgttgtgttttgtttattaccAAATATTAGGTAATAATTGAAAAGCTTTGAACAGTTCAGATTTCAAAGTCAAGAACGATGACCCCAGTTAGTTACGCTACTAGTAAGTGGAGGAGATAGATGTGGCTAAATTAAATATAAGTCTATCTTGGGTACCTTTTTTGTaggtaagaaaagaaagaaaggaccGTTGTTTGGGTAATTCGTTGTGTTTAGGAAAGTGGGAAGTTACGGAGGAAGATGTCATTCACACTTGACATTTCAATTCACATTTTGTGTGGAAAGAACGGTTCGTTCAAGTTATTTGTGTGTTCTGGAACATGAGAAACTTACGCATGAAGATGTCATTTACGTACGGGTGACGGGAATAAGTTTTAAGTGCTAACTCCTCAATCTTCTTTATGATAAGAAGGCTCTATTGACTTTTtggcttctttctttctcagctAATCTTGATTAGTGCTCTGTAATTTGGTATTAATCATTCTCTAATACACTGGTTGGGACAGCCAGCTCCTACTATCTCTTGATGCCCTCAGCTTCTTGAACAATGTTCCAGGTTGGTTTCTTTGTGCAAATAAGCTCTCATTTTCTGGTTACAATTCTTTCAATCTTCTTGAGAGAACAAATGTCTGCTGCATTTTTATCCACCAAGCTTTCATTTACATTTCCTCAAGAGAACAAACTTACATTGCTCTGAGCTTTCTGTTTTCTAGAGCAACCTTCTTTcgctcatcttctttctttgtccAACAAGCTCTCTTTAAGTTTCATGTTTTCAGTGCTTCTTCAACTCTTTGCTTTCCTACAGATCCCTCCATCTCCTCCTCACGCTCCTAAGGTCccttggcttcttcttcgtcttcttctccttttcctAAGGTTAATCAAATTCACTGTGCCACCGTACCGATTTTTTTCACACAAACCATCAAATGAAGTTTAGCTGTTCACACTCAGTCACAGAGTTGACAAACTCATTTTGGTTGTTTCCTAATCTCAGTCTTCAGacattttaaattagttttcaaaTGTATCTTTTGGCGGCCAACTACAAACTTTTAATCTGGGCACCACAACGTTGAAGCTACGGTCGCCATATCAAGAGCATCTTCCCCTTCGCTTCCCTTGCTTCAAAGATACTAACCTCCAGATCCAAAATTAAGCGTTTCATAGCTTTGTTgctttcctcttcctcttcttacaGTTTTCCAACTCAAATGCAAGTTCCATCTTCTCATTCAATAGGTTCTGAAAATAAGATGTTGCAGTCATTTTATTGACCAAAGATCTAACCTTTTGCTCTTGGGCGGCTTCAAGGTCATATCTTATTGACACAACATGCTTTTCTCGCTTACAAGGTTCTTCATTTAAAATGCACACTTGGCATGGTGGTAGAGAGAAGAACTGAGATGACCCGAGGCATGCTGCCTTCTAATAGACTCAACCTCTTTCTTCCAGAGTTTTCGTTTTTGTGAACCGCTTTAATTCCCGCCTATTCTCAGTAACTCTACTCGCCACGATGCTAAGCTGCCAACACCTGCCTTAGTTTCTCATTGGCTTCCTCAGTTAATTTCCCAGCAGATCATAAAGAACTTAGCAACTTAGCATTATCTATCATTAAGCATTGCTACTTGCTCATTAGCTACCCTTAAGGCAGATTCAGTTGAGTATGTACCTCAAGTGCCTTCCTTAACCATGACTGTGCTTTCTGAAATTGTCAAATACAAAATGATGCCTCAACAATATAGCCTATCGAAACGCCGTCAGATTAAAGTTCCTGTTGGTTTATTCACCCTTGAACGTTGACAGAAGGCAATTTGCTACAAAGAGTCTCCCATGAAACCAGTTCTACATCAGAAAGATAAACCACAATGTCACAATCACATCAAAGGAATaatcaaccaaacaaacaagCTTCGATTCTAACTCCATATACAAGCTTTTAACTCACTAAAGgtaaaaccaatatccaaacacTTTTAGCCGTGGCATGCACTGAAACTCATGATTTGACTACATATCAAGATCCATCTCAGTTTAGATAATCTCTTAAACCATTACATAGAACATAAGCATCTAAACTAATAGGCCTAATAGCATAGCAACTAAACTAtattgaaaaacaaagaagcataTTCATcagagacacacacacacacacacaaaagcaaAGACCacagaaaattcaaattcaagCTCAAATTGGCTCAACCAAAGATTTCAATTGACTTAACttgaaccttcttcttcatcatctccactTTAGGCACACAGTTACATTCAAAACTCCATTCT from Camelina sativa cultivar DH55 chromosome 7, Cs, whole genome shotgun sequence includes the following:
- the LOC104700760 gene encoding ABC transporter G family member 36 — protein: MDYNPNIPPLGGGGSLRRSISRSVSRASRNLEDIFSAGSRRTQSVNDDEEALKWAAIEKLPTYSRLRTTLMNAVVEDDVYGNQLMSKEVDVTKLDGEDRQKFIDMVFKVAEQDNERILTKLRNRIDRVGIKLPTVEVRYEHLTIKADCYTGNRSLPTLLNVVRNMGESALGMIGIQFAKKAQLTILKDISGVLKPGRMTLLLGPPSSGKTTLLLALAGKLDKALQVSGDITYNGHRLDEFVPRKTSAYISQNDLHVGIMTVKETLDFSARCQGVGTRYDLLNELARREKDAGIFPEADVDLFMKASAAQGVKSTLVTDYTLKILGLDICKDTIVGDDMMRGISGGQKKRVTTGEMIVGPTKTLFMDEISTGLDSSTTFQIVKCLQQIVHLTDATVLMSLLQPAPETFDLFDDIILLSEGQIVYQGPRDNILEFFESFGFKCPERKGTADFLQEVTSKKDQEQYWVDHNRPYRYIPVSEFASRYKSFHVGKDISNQLAVPFDKSRGHKAALVFDKYSVSKRELLKSCWDKEWLLMQRNSFFYIFKTVQIIIIAAITCTLFLRTEMDTKNEADANLYVGALLFGMIINMFNGFAEMAMMVSRLPVFYKQRDLLFYPSWTFTLPTFLLGIPTSIFESTAWMVVTYYSIGFAPDASRFFKQFLLVFLIQQMAASLFRLIASVCRTMMIANTGGALTLLLVFLLGGFLIPKGEIPDWWGWAYWISPLTYAFNGLTVNELFAPRWMNKLASDGKTRLGTMVLNTYDIYHEKNWYWISVGALLGFTVLFNVLFTLALTVLNPLGKKAGLLPEEENEDADQRKDPMRRSLSTADGNRRGEVAMGRVSRDSASEASRGAGNTKGMVLPFTPLAMSFDDVRYFVDMPAEMRDQGVTETRLQLLKGVTGAFRPGVLTALMGVSGAGKTTLMDVLAGRKTGGYIEGDVRISGFPKVQETFARISGYCEQTDIHSPQVTVRESLIFSAFLRLPKEVGKEEKMMFVDQVMELVELDSLRDAIVGLPGVTGLSTEQRKRLTIAVELVANPSIIFMDEPTSGLDARAAAIVMRAVRNTVDTGRTVVCTIHQPSIDIFEAFDELMLMKRGGQVIYAGPLGRNSHKVVEYFEAFPGVPKIPEKYNPATWMLEASSLAAELKLSVDFAELYKNSALHQRNKALVKELSVPPAGASDLYFATQFSQNTWGQFKSCLWKQWWTYWRSPDYNLVRFIFTLATSLLIGTIFWQIGGNRSTAGDLSMVIGALYAAVIFVGINNCSTVQPMVAVERTVFYRERAAGMYSAMPYAISQVTCELPYVLVQTVYYSLIVYAMVGFEWKAAKFFWFLFVSYFSFLYWTYYGMMTVSLTPNQQVASIFASAFYGIFNLFSGFFIPRPKIPKWWVWYYWICPVAWTVYGLIVSQYGDVDTPIQVLGGAPGLTVKQYIDDHYGFKSDFMGPVAAVLVAFTVFFAFIFAFCIRTLNFQTR